The window TTTGAACCACACGACAAAGGACGACTAGTTGCAGTTGCTGCAGAAGAGAGGGATTCGAGGTGGGTCGCTGGAGAAAAGAAGGATTGGTGGTGGGGGTGGCCTATTAGGGTCGCCGGAGAAAAGAAGCCATGCCATGCCGGCTATGGCATGTAAGACTCGCAGAGTTGCTGGAGGAGAAAGACCAAGCGGTCTGTTTGGTTAAGGGTTTAATAATAGAAAGGGTGATTGGTTACTTGGTTATCAAACTTAAACATATAACACATGTCATGTCTTTATTGGCCATGTAAGTTAGTGAGTAAAACGAGTACTGACTAGTCAGTACCAAGTATTgtcccatttttttttactcCCGATCACAATGATCCACGTAagaaaattcattaattatgctttattttacaaattttatatttttcgaATACCTAAAATATCCTTATTGCATATTTGATTGACACAATTAATTTTATACAGGttgtaaagaaaattaatgatttgccaaaaaaaaaaacaattagaatGGATAAGTTCTCTTTatagaaatttgatctaatagttaaagttattataacttttaaataaGTTCCTTATTTGTAgtcgtttaatcaaatttccaaAATCCAGATTGATTGATTAAgtgaatttaatgaaaatgatccGACTCTTTATTATAAACCTTCTATCTTTTACTCTTTAACATGTCTCAAGAATAAAAAGTTATTTATTTCAATCGATTCATACGTAGTACACGTGCCCATATTACTCCTGTATATCTGTGTGTGTATATGACAGGACTCTATATAAACTTAAGCCTACACCCGGTTCGGCAAAAAATAAGAGTCTCTAGCTTTCTAATGTTTGAGTTGCAATAAtggattctctcccttataCAAACTCTATCACTGCTGGCCTGTTCACAGTATTCATCGTGCTCTATTACTTATCACGAAGACGGAGAGCTGCCAATCACAAGGGCAAGTTATCACCACCAGAAGCCAAGGGTGGATGGCCTATATTTGGTCACCTTCATTTGTTCGGAGGCTCCACACCTCCTCACATAACTTTGGGAGCCATGGCGGACAAGTACGGACCCATTTTCACTATCCGCCTTGGCGTCCATCCGTCGTTGGTGATAAGCAGCAGTGAGATCGCAAAAGAATGCTACACAACCAAAGACTTGAGCGTACTCTCTCGCCCAAAGATGGTGGTTGTAGATCACGTTAGCTACAACTATGCAATGTTTGGGTTCGGACCACCTGGACCCTATTGGCGAGAAATTCGCAAGATCGTTACCTTGGAGTTGCTCTCAGTCCGGAAGGTTGAGCTGCTCAAGCACATTCGAGTGTCGGAAGTGGCTACTTTCTTAAAAGAATTGCACGAACTTTGGAgtacaaagaaaaaggagggcTCGAAAGATGGAGTGGTTGTAGAGCTAAAGCAATGGCTTGGGGACATGACGCTGAACGTTATTCTTACAATGGTGGCTGGAAAGCGGTATTCGGTGGCTGCCGCTGGGGATGAGAAGAAAGAAGCGCGTAGGGTTCAGACTGCATTGAGGGAGTTATTTGATTATCTGGGCATGTTTTTGGTGGGTGATGCGGTTCCTTATCTGCGGTGGTTGGATTGGGGTGGACATGAGAAGGCAATGAAGAAAGGTGCAACGGAAATGCACGCCATTATTGCAGAGTGGGTTGAAGAGCATAAGCAGAGGAGAGCAAAAGGTGATGCAAAAGGAGAACAGGACTTCATAGATGCGTTGCTTTCTGTGCTTGATGGTGCAGACCTTGGCAGTTTTGATGCTGATACGATCACCAGAGCcacaagcttggtacgtatatataattcattaattttgcaGGCAAATAATTAACCATAAAAGGCTGGAGTTAGACACTAAACACatcaagattttatttttacttttcaataCTTATAAGCTAATTGCATggtctataaaaataaaatgaaaacattagacaataatttttttttatttttaaaacatatGATTTCCAATTTTATAGATGACTCATGCGACATATTTGTCTGCTCACCGATGAGTGATTGTAGAGAGATTACCTTCTTAGACAGTATCTGTAGACCACATAATGTGACGGTTAATGGTTAGATTATTTCTTTAAATCTTTAAGAATGAAATTCAACTATCAACTGTTACATTCTTTGATTTACAAGATGTGATTTAAAAAGATAATCTCTTTAACATTTTCGTCGCCTAAAGAATGTATAAATGTTAATCAAGCAAACATTCCTTGGGCAGAATGTTATTGCAGGAGGTGGCGATACCACCATGGTGACATTGACGTGGGTACTATCGTTATTGCTGAACAACCCTCATGTTATGAAAAAAGCTCTAAACGAACTGGACACCAAAATAGGCAAACAAAGAGTTGTGAGTGAGGAAGATATAAGCAACTTGGTCTACATCCAAGCTATTGTAAAGGAGACGTTACGTTTGTACCCAGTAGGACCATTATCAGGGCCGCGTATATTCACTGAAGATTGCACCATTGCTGGCTACCATATCCGAAAGGGCACCCGGCTCATCCCAAACTTCTGGAAGATCCAAACTGACCCGAAAAATTGGCCTGAGCCATTCGAGTTCAAGCCAGAGAGATTTCTTACCACACACAAGGATGTTGATCTGAAGGGTCAGCATTTTCAGTTTATTCCTTTTTCAAGTGGTAGAAGATCATGCCCTGGTTTGGCATTTGGTCTTCAAATGGTGCAATTTACATTGGCTAGTTTTCTACATGCGTTTGAAATCTCAAACCCGTCGAGTGCACCAATTGATATGACAGAGAGTTTTGGAATGACCAACGTTAAGGCAGCTCCACTCAATGTTCTCATCGAACCTCGCTTATCTTCTGAACTCTatgaataaaagaagaaaatatagaaTATTAAGTGTGGGATATGAATAAGAGATTTTGGTTGTTATtagttatatataattatatgtcTATATCTGTAATCGTAAAATCAATAAATCAACTGCCAATATAAGATAAAAAACCTAGCAATAATGAGTGTTTGAGAATAGGCATATTTAGCAATAAAAAAGTACCCCAAAAATGCctctatttatattttcaattggGCTCTCTTTTGGGTCTGTTGCCTccggattttttgtttttcaattgtttGTAAAGAACCCACCCATTCGCCAGTACACAAAcaggacaaaataaaatagtCCATTTGCGATTATTATCGAAAAGTTAATTTTGATTAGGTTTTTCTTATTATTGATTGGAAAACTGATACTGAGATTTTCATTACATTAACCTGGGTCTAAACTGTTCTGAAGTGCAAAATTTGAACAACAATGATATGTTTACTGCTTACATCACTTTGCATATCAGTAATGTGATATCAAGATATTTCTAATATTATTTGTATGGCAAGAAAGAAATCCAAAAAGACCGAATCTGATCCGAAAAATTTGAGCCTGACTTCAGAAAAATCAAACCTGAAAATCCCAAATTATTCGGTAATCGAAACCGAACAATTCTAAAAAATTCAGTATAAAAATCGGGACTAAATTGCAGTATGTTCGATAATACAAAACTAAAccgaaaaaatatatatcattaaTCTTTAATATTAGGAAGTCAGAAGGATAGTTTGGTGTCTTAgggcttcaccaaaaaaattgaactataaagcccctcaaacaaaaaaaatccaaaactaaCTGAAAATAATAGAAACAAAATAGCAGGGAtaattttgtcataaaaaaaattaaattaacaaaacatTAGAAGCAGTTTTCTTCCCACTATCTTGCGGGAAGAATCCACGTGATGGAAGCAAAAGAAACGGTCGTCGTCCCACACAAGAACCACACCCGGAGGAATtcttttgtgacatcccacatcgcccaggggagtgatccttaaatgtatattcccatccctacctagcacgaggccttttgggagctcactggcttcgggttctgtaggaactccgaagttaagcgagaagagggctagagcaatcccatgatgagtgacccatcgggaagttctcgtgtgagttcccaaaaacaaaaccgtaagggcgtggtcggggcccaaaacggacaatatcgtgctacggtggtggagtcgggcccgggaagtggtcccgccgtgagggaatggtaagcgcaaagcggacaatatcgtgctacggtggtggagcgggcccgggaagtgatctgccccgggccgggatgtgacaatttggtatcagagcctaaccctggtcgtggtgtgccgacgaggatgtcgggcccctaaggggggtggattgtgacatcccacatcgcccaggggagtggtccttaaatatatattcccatccctacctagcacgaggccttttgggatctcactggcttcgggttccgtaggaactccgaagttaagcgagaaggaggctagagcaatctcatgatgggtgacccactgggaagttgctcgtgagttctcaaaaacaaaaccgtgagggaatggtaagcccaaagcggacaatatcgtgctacggtggtggagcgggcccaagaagtgatctgccccgggccgggatgtgacatctttGATATTACGCGTATTGGAACTCTTTGACTCATCTCAAGAACCACACCCGTTCTTCCCGGAGGAAAAGAATCAGTTTTCTTCCCGGAGATTATATTTTGGATGCaaaatttgatgtttttgtGATATTGCTACCCAAAACAAGAAGTGATATTAGCAATTCTCTCTCCTCCACCTACTCCCCGTCGCCTTCAGTGCCATCCGGAGGTACCCAACTTTCCAATTTAAAaaactagggttttttttttttttttttttttttttttttttttttttttttttctgtcagttAGTTTGGGAATAGTGACTACCTTACTCAATGGGTGAGATTATGAGtgttaagagcaactccacccctatccactttgtgccagcacccagcccatttatccacttaattgaacagtaacagactcaatgaacagtaataggccaaagcatctccaccccaaaaaaaaatgtgctggcacctagtctaaaaatgcgctggcacaaacgatctccacccctacaaaatgcgctggcacccagtccatttaaaatattaaataatttttttataaaataataaaaaaaaaatagttttaatttcgaataggatttttaaccaatataggatttttatataaataaataaaaatattgttacctcatccgctaaacttgtcc of the Pyrus communis chromosome 1, drPyrComm1.1, whole genome shotgun sequence genome contains:
- the LOC137741750 gene encoding cytochrome P450 82A3-like; translated protein: MDSLPYTNSITAGLFTVFIVLYYLSRRRRAANHKGKLSPPEAKGGWPIFGHLHLFGGSTPPHITLGAMADKYGPIFTIRLGVHPSLVISSSEIAKECYTTKDLSVLSRPKMVVVDHVSYNYAMFGFGPPGPYWREIRKIVTLELLSVRKVELLKHIRVSEVATFLKELHELWSTKKKEGSKDGVVVELKQWLGDMTLNVILTMVAGKRYSVAAAGDEKKEARRVQTALRELFDYLGMFLVGDAVPYLRWLDWGGHEKAMKKGATEMHAIIAEWVEEHKQRRAKGDAKGEQDFIDALLSVLDGADLGSFDADTITRATSLNVIAGGGDTTMVTLTWVLSLLLNNPHVMKKALNELDTKIGKQRVVSEEDISNLVYIQAIVKETLRLYPVGPLSGPRIFTEDCTIAGYHIRKGTRLIPNFWKIQTDPKNWPEPFEFKPERFLTTHKDVDLKGQHFQFIPFSSGRRSCPGLAFGLQMVQFTLASFLHAFEISNPSSAPIDMTESFGMTNVKAAPLNVLIEPRLSSELYE